From the genome of Vicia villosa cultivar HV-30 ecotype Madison, WI linkage group LG2, Vvil1.0, whole genome shotgun sequence, one region includes:
- the LOC131648891 gene encoding serine/threonine-protein kinase PBS1-like isoform X1 produces MGCFSCFDSKEDEKLNPQESSHKNDHHDHNLPSAASGGGAEKVRSTSNGGGASKRDFPSLLKDGPPGQIAAQTFTFRELALATKNFRPQSFLGEGGFGRVYKGRLESTSQAVAVKQLDKDGLQGNREFLVEVLMLSLLHHPNLVSLIGYCADGDQRLLVYEFMPLGSLEDHLHDLPPDKEPLDWNTRMKIAAGAAKGLEYLHDKANPPVIYRDFKSSNILLEEGYHPKLSDFGLAKLGPVGDKSHVSTRVMGTYGYCAPEYAMTGQLTVKSDVYSFGVVFLELITGRKAIDSTRPHGEQNLVTWARPLFNDRRKFPKLADPRLQGRYPMRGLYQALAVASMCIQEQAAARPLIGDVVTALSYLANQAYDTNNPGIGNNKGTGNRDDKGGRILKNDEGEGSGRRWDLEGSEKDDSPRETAKMLNRDLDRERAVAEAKMWGENLRDKRRQSVQGSFDASNA; encoded by the exons ATGGGTTGTTTTTCGTGTTTCGATTCAAAGGAAGATGAGAAGCTGAatcctcaagaatcatcacaCAAGAACGATCATCACGATCATAATCTCCCCTCTGCCGCCTCTG GAGGAGGAGCAGAGAAGGTTCGGTCAACAAGTAATGGAGGAGGAGCATCCAAAAGGGATTTTCCTTCTCTTCTCAAAGACGGGCCACCCGGTCAAATTGCTGCTCAAACCTTTACTTTCCGTGAACTCGCCCTTGCAACTAAAAACTTCAGGCCTCAATCCTTTTTAGGGGAAGGTGGTTTCGGAAGGGTCTACAAGGGACGACTCGAATCCACTTCTcag GCTGTTGCTGTTAAACAGTTAGACAAAGATGGTCTCCAGGGTAATCGCGAGTTCCTTGTGGAAGTTCTCATGCTCAGTCTTCTACACCACCCCAACCTTGTCAGTCTCATTGGTTATTGCGCCGATGGGGACCAACGCCTATTAGTTTATGAATTTATGCCCCTCGGATCATTGGAAGATCACCTTCACg ATCTCCCCCCTGATAAGGAGCCTTTAGATTGGAACACTAGAATGAAAATAGCCGCTGGTGCCGCAAAAGGATTGGAATACCTACATGACAAGGCAAATCCTCCAGTAATTTATAGGGACTTCAAGTCATCTAATATTTTACTTGAGGAAGGTTATCATCCAAAGCTTTCTGACTTTGGTCTGGCAAAGCTTGGTCCTGTTGGGGACAAATCACATGTTTCCACTCGTGTCATGGGTACTTATGGTTACTGTGCTCCCGAGTATGCTATGACTGGACAGCTGACTGTAAAATCTGACGTATATAGTTTTGGGGTAGTCTTCTTGGAGCTGATTACTGGCCGTAAAGCCATAGACAGCACCCGGCCCCATGGAGAACAAAACCTCGTCACATGG GCACGGCCTTTATTCAATGACCGTAGGAAGTTTCCAAAGCTGGCAGATCCACGGTTGCAGGGACGGTATCCCATGCGGGGTCTTTATCAAGCTCTAGCTGTAGCATCGATGTGCATCCAAGAACAGGCAGCTGCACGTCCTCTGATTGGGGATGTGGTGACAGCCCTTTCTTATCTAGCCAACCAGGCATATGATACTAACAATCCTGGAATTGGTAATAATAAGGGAACTGGAAATAGAGATGATAAAGGTGGAAGAATATTAAAAAATGATGAAGGTGAAGGATCCGGGCGTAGATGGGATTTGGAGGGATCTGAGAAAGATGACTCCCCACGTGAAACTGCTAAGATGTTAAACCGGGATCTTGATAGAGAACGTGCTGTGGCTGAAGCCAAGATGTGGGGAGAGAACTTGAGAGATAAAAGACGACAGAGTGTGCAAGGCAGTTTTGATGCTTCTAATGCCTAG
- the LOC131648891 gene encoding serine/threonine-protein kinase PBS1-like isoform X2, whose translation MGCFSCFDSKEDEKLNPQESSHKNDHHDHNLPSAASGGAEKVRSTSNGGGASKRDFPSLLKDGPPGQIAAQTFTFRELALATKNFRPQSFLGEGGFGRVYKGRLESTSQAVAVKQLDKDGLQGNREFLVEVLMLSLLHHPNLVSLIGYCADGDQRLLVYEFMPLGSLEDHLHDLPPDKEPLDWNTRMKIAAGAAKGLEYLHDKANPPVIYRDFKSSNILLEEGYHPKLSDFGLAKLGPVGDKSHVSTRVMGTYGYCAPEYAMTGQLTVKSDVYSFGVVFLELITGRKAIDSTRPHGEQNLVTWARPLFNDRRKFPKLADPRLQGRYPMRGLYQALAVASMCIQEQAAARPLIGDVVTALSYLANQAYDTNNPGIGNNKGTGNRDDKGGRILKNDEGEGSGRRWDLEGSEKDDSPRETAKMLNRDLDRERAVAEAKMWGENLRDKRRQSVQGSFDASNA comes from the exons ATGGGTTGTTTTTCGTGTTTCGATTCAAAGGAAGATGAGAAGCTGAatcctcaagaatcatcacaCAAGAACGATCATCACGATCATAATCTCCCCTCTGCCGCCTCTG GAGGAGCAGAGAAGGTTCGGTCAACAAGTAATGGAGGAGGAGCATCCAAAAGGGATTTTCCTTCTCTTCTCAAAGACGGGCCACCCGGTCAAATTGCTGCTCAAACCTTTACTTTCCGTGAACTCGCCCTTGCAACTAAAAACTTCAGGCCTCAATCCTTTTTAGGGGAAGGTGGTTTCGGAAGGGTCTACAAGGGACGACTCGAATCCACTTCTcag GCTGTTGCTGTTAAACAGTTAGACAAAGATGGTCTCCAGGGTAATCGCGAGTTCCTTGTGGAAGTTCTCATGCTCAGTCTTCTACACCACCCCAACCTTGTCAGTCTCATTGGTTATTGCGCCGATGGGGACCAACGCCTATTAGTTTATGAATTTATGCCCCTCGGATCATTGGAAGATCACCTTCACg ATCTCCCCCCTGATAAGGAGCCTTTAGATTGGAACACTAGAATGAAAATAGCCGCTGGTGCCGCAAAAGGATTGGAATACCTACATGACAAGGCAAATCCTCCAGTAATTTATAGGGACTTCAAGTCATCTAATATTTTACTTGAGGAAGGTTATCATCCAAAGCTTTCTGACTTTGGTCTGGCAAAGCTTGGTCCTGTTGGGGACAAATCACATGTTTCCACTCGTGTCATGGGTACTTATGGTTACTGTGCTCCCGAGTATGCTATGACTGGACAGCTGACTGTAAAATCTGACGTATATAGTTTTGGGGTAGTCTTCTTGGAGCTGATTACTGGCCGTAAAGCCATAGACAGCACCCGGCCCCATGGAGAACAAAACCTCGTCACATGG GCACGGCCTTTATTCAATGACCGTAGGAAGTTTCCAAAGCTGGCAGATCCACGGTTGCAGGGACGGTATCCCATGCGGGGTCTTTATCAAGCTCTAGCTGTAGCATCGATGTGCATCCAAGAACAGGCAGCTGCACGTCCTCTGATTGGGGATGTGGTGACAGCCCTTTCTTATCTAGCCAACCAGGCATATGATACTAACAATCCTGGAATTGGTAATAATAAGGGAACTGGAAATAGAGATGATAAAGGTGGAAGAATATTAAAAAATGATGAAGGTGAAGGATCCGGGCGTAGATGGGATTTGGAGGGATCTGAGAAAGATGACTCCCCACGTGAAACTGCTAAGATGTTAAACCGGGATCTTGATAGAGAACGTGCTGTGGCTGAAGCCAAGATGTGGGGAGAGAACTTGAGAGATAAAAGACGACAGAGTGTGCAAGGCAGTTTTGATGCTTCTAATGCCTAG
- the LOC131648891 gene encoding serine/threonine-protein kinase PBS1-like isoform X3 → MGCFSCFDSKEDEKLNPQESSHKNDHHDHNLPSAASGAEKVRSTSNGGGASKRDFPSLLKDGPPGQIAAQTFTFRELALATKNFRPQSFLGEGGFGRVYKGRLESTSQAVAVKQLDKDGLQGNREFLVEVLMLSLLHHPNLVSLIGYCADGDQRLLVYEFMPLGSLEDHLHDLPPDKEPLDWNTRMKIAAGAAKGLEYLHDKANPPVIYRDFKSSNILLEEGYHPKLSDFGLAKLGPVGDKSHVSTRVMGTYGYCAPEYAMTGQLTVKSDVYSFGVVFLELITGRKAIDSTRPHGEQNLVTWARPLFNDRRKFPKLADPRLQGRYPMRGLYQALAVASMCIQEQAAARPLIGDVVTALSYLANQAYDTNNPGIGNNKGTGNRDDKGGRILKNDEGEGSGRRWDLEGSEKDDSPRETAKMLNRDLDRERAVAEAKMWGENLRDKRRQSVQGSFDASNA, encoded by the exons ATGGGTTGTTTTTCGTGTTTCGATTCAAAGGAAGATGAGAAGCTGAatcctcaagaatcatcacaCAAGAACGATCATCACGATCATAATCTCCCCTCTGCCGCCTCTG GAGCAGAGAAGGTTCGGTCAACAAGTAATGGAGGAGGAGCATCCAAAAGGGATTTTCCTTCTCTTCTCAAAGACGGGCCACCCGGTCAAATTGCTGCTCAAACCTTTACTTTCCGTGAACTCGCCCTTGCAACTAAAAACTTCAGGCCTCAATCCTTTTTAGGGGAAGGTGGTTTCGGAAGGGTCTACAAGGGACGACTCGAATCCACTTCTcag GCTGTTGCTGTTAAACAGTTAGACAAAGATGGTCTCCAGGGTAATCGCGAGTTCCTTGTGGAAGTTCTCATGCTCAGTCTTCTACACCACCCCAACCTTGTCAGTCTCATTGGTTATTGCGCCGATGGGGACCAACGCCTATTAGTTTATGAATTTATGCCCCTCGGATCATTGGAAGATCACCTTCACg ATCTCCCCCCTGATAAGGAGCCTTTAGATTGGAACACTAGAATGAAAATAGCCGCTGGTGCCGCAAAAGGATTGGAATACCTACATGACAAGGCAAATCCTCCAGTAATTTATAGGGACTTCAAGTCATCTAATATTTTACTTGAGGAAGGTTATCATCCAAAGCTTTCTGACTTTGGTCTGGCAAAGCTTGGTCCTGTTGGGGACAAATCACATGTTTCCACTCGTGTCATGGGTACTTATGGTTACTGTGCTCCCGAGTATGCTATGACTGGACAGCTGACTGTAAAATCTGACGTATATAGTTTTGGGGTAGTCTTCTTGGAGCTGATTACTGGCCGTAAAGCCATAGACAGCACCCGGCCCCATGGAGAACAAAACCTCGTCACATGG GCACGGCCTTTATTCAATGACCGTAGGAAGTTTCCAAAGCTGGCAGATCCACGGTTGCAGGGACGGTATCCCATGCGGGGTCTTTATCAAGCTCTAGCTGTAGCATCGATGTGCATCCAAGAACAGGCAGCTGCACGTCCTCTGATTGGGGATGTGGTGACAGCCCTTTCTTATCTAGCCAACCAGGCATATGATACTAACAATCCTGGAATTGGTAATAATAAGGGAACTGGAAATAGAGATGATAAAGGTGGAAGAATATTAAAAAATGATGAAGGTGAAGGATCCGGGCGTAGATGGGATTTGGAGGGATCTGAGAAAGATGACTCCCCACGTGAAACTGCTAAGATGTTAAACCGGGATCTTGATAGAGAACGTGCTGTGGCTGAAGCCAAGATGTGGGGAGAGAACTTGAGAGATAAAAGACGACAGAGTGTGCAAGGCAGTTTTGATGCTTCTAATGCCTAG